A portion of the Punica granatum isolate Tunisia-2019 chromosome 7, ASM765513v2, whole genome shotgun sequence genome contains these proteins:
- the LOC116212777 gene encoding DNA-directed RNA polymerases II, IV and V subunit 8B-like, whose translation MILLEDVFRVEKLDPDGKKFDKVTRIEARSERFDMFMHLDINSEIYSMAAGEKFTMALATTLNLDGTPDSGYYTPGQRKSIADKYEYIMHGKLYKISEEDPVKAAAKGSGRGVKAEIYVSYGGLLMMLRGDPSNLHKFDLDQRLFLCIRKL comes from the exons ATGATTCTTCTCGAGGATGTCTTCAGGGTCGAGAAGCTCGATCCTGACGGCAAAAAGTTCGACAAAG TTACTCGAATTGAAGCACGGAGTGAAAGATTTGACATGTTCATGCACTTGGATATAAATTCTGAGATATACTCGATGGCTGCGGGAGAGAAGTTCACCATGGCATTAGCCACCACATTGAACTTAGATGGAACACCTGACTCTGGATATTATACTCCG GGTCAAAGAAAGTCTATTGCGGACAAGTATGAATACATAATGCATGGTAAGCTGTATAAGATATCAGAAGAGGATCCTGTAAAAGCTGCCGCTAAAGGTTCTGGAAGAGGAGTCAAAGC GGAGATATATGTTTCGTATGGCGGTCTCCTGATGATGCTGAGAGGGGATCCCTCGAATCTCCACAAGTTCGACCTTGATCAGAGGCTGTTCCTCTGCATTCGGAAGCTCTGA